One part of the Glycine soja cultivar W05 chromosome 11, ASM419377v2, whole genome shotgun sequence genome encodes these proteins:
- the LOC114374430 gene encoding acyl-CoA-binding domain-containing protein 3-like, with amino-acid sequence MELLWELAFTIALSLLLPLVFLKLLSVTPNLEANEKVALLGRDHDHGIKSDSKSWETDKVVRIGGKIDEFRDKPIVGKLIVPEIVDVSCGSPKIHNSEKIDEYSVYDEIELVDLAEDPVVDEGNDGVVNIDEVEVELMECDSRENKVEEVEISQCERNYNEIDESSMNEEIGENKGSVVDEDDWEGIESTELERRFGAAVVFVGSKSNANLSNDVKMKLHGYHRIATQGPCHEPQPMALKFSARAKWIARRQLGIMSPEEAMEQFISLLSESIPDWIEENPYDNAKPASATNLVI; translated from the exons ATGGAGCTCCTATGGGAGCTTGCCTTCACCATAGCTCTTTCTCTTTTGCTTCCATTGGTTTTCCTCAAACTCCTCTCTGTGACCCCAAACTTGGAAGCAAATGAGAAAGTGGCTCTTCTTGGGCGTGATCATGATCATGGAATTAAATCTGATTCCAAGAGTTGGGAAACGGATAAAGTTGTTCGAATTGGTGGGAAAATTGATGAATTCAGAGACAAGCCGATAGTGGGAAAATTAATAGTCCCAGAAATTGTGGATGTGAGTTGTGGATCGCCCAAGATACACAATTCAGAGAAGATTGATGAGTACAGTGTTTACGACGAAATTGAACTCGTGGATTTGGCGGAGGATCCTGTTGTGGATGAGGGTAATGATGGGGTTGTTAATATTGACGAAGTTGAGGTAGAATTGATGGAGTGTGATTCTAGAGAGAACAAAGTTGAAGAGGTTGAGATCTCGCAGTGCGAAAGAAATTATAATGAGATTGATGAATCTAGTATGAACGAGGAAATTGGTGAAAACAAGGGCTCGGTGGTGGATGAGGATGATTGGGAAGGAATAGAAAGCACTGAATTAGAGAGGCGTTTTGGTGCTGCAGTTGTATTTGTCGGTTCCAAGAGCAATGCTAATCTTAGCAATGATGTGAAGATGAAGCTTCATGGTTATCACCGAATTGCTACTCAGGGTCCTTGCCATGAACCTCAGCCAATGGCTCTGAAGTTCTCTGCTCGAGCAAAGTG GATTGCACGGCGACAACTTGGGATTATGAGTCCAGAGGAGGCCATGGAACAATTTATCAGCCTTCTATCAGAAAGCATTCCTGATTGGATTGAAGAAAATCCTTAT GATAATGCTAAACCGGCTTCTGCAACTAACCTTGTGATTTGA
- the LOC114373545 gene encoding uncharacterized protein At2g23090-like, whose protein sequence is MGGGNGQKAKMAREKNIEKQKAASKGSQLDSNKKAMSIQCKVCMQTFMCTTSEVKCREHAEAKHPKSDVYACFPHLKK, encoded by the exons ATGGGAGGAGGCAATGGGCAAAAGGCAAAGATGGCTCGCGAGAAGAACATCGAGAAGCAGAAGGCCGCCTCAAAGG GAAGCCAGCTGGATTCAAACAAGAAAGCAATGTCGATCCAG TGCAAGGTGTGCATGCAAACATTTATGTGCACCACATCGGAAGTGAAGTGTAGGGAGCATGCTGAAGCCAAACACCCTAAATCTGATGTTTATGCTTGTTTTCCTCATCTCAAAAAGTGA